In Desulfomonile tiedjei DSM 6799, a genomic segment contains:
- a CDS encoding helix-turn-helix domain-containing protein — translation MSAAKPGKQRVASGVSQLDRLLGGLFIGDNVVWHDDAGSLASVFCLNFIQASQSQNKPIIYVTFDRSPRNLLERLGPLADYPGLTILDCFTWGKGSGSDVFLRFYKDVEAEWPCRIVRVEEPRQVDQVMDALYGIHASMAGDVRFVFESLTGMQDLWGGEDHVLNFYTHSCPRLYELNTIAYWILEKNAHSSRLRAHINQIAQVSIELSIKRGTTSLTILKAERRSLDNLHKPFNYWTKDLTIVFEDEKRSSGKIELGLRLKEVRSKRGLSQTELAKLVGVTPSTISQVESNLIYPSLPALVKMAEVLSVEVSSFFQAKTEMGKRLVFPATEASVVKLSDMPEETIIAKLLTPVDFDAKAEPYLIEIAPEAKLPSHFFIHKGEEIGYVLSGKLQMTVEKAVHKLRSGDVVYLASEMPTQWSNPGPGTAKLLWIKIR, via the coding sequence ATGTCCGCAGCAAAACCAGGAAAACAGCGAGTCGCATCGGGCGTCAGCCAATTGGACCGATTGCTCGGAGGCCTTTTTATCGGGGACAACGTGGTATGGCACGATGATGCGGGGAGTCTTGCGTCCGTGTTTTGTCTGAATTTTATTCAAGCTTCGCAGTCCCAGAATAAACCTATCATTTACGTTACATTCGATCGTTCTCCGAGAAATCTACTGGAAAGGCTCGGGCCTTTGGCGGATTACCCCGGCCTGACCATTCTGGATTGTTTCACCTGGGGAAAAGGATCGGGTTCGGATGTATTCCTGAGATTCTACAAGGATGTCGAAGCCGAATGGCCTTGCCGCATCGTGAGGGTGGAAGAACCGCGCCAGGTCGACCAGGTTATGGATGCGTTATACGGGATTCATGCCTCCATGGCAGGGGACGTCCGATTCGTTTTCGAGAGCCTTACGGGTATGCAGGATTTATGGGGTGGCGAAGATCACGTTTTGAATTTTTACACTCATTCCTGTCCAAGACTCTATGAGCTGAACACGATCGCATATTGGATTCTCGAGAAAAACGCACATTCTTCCAGGCTTCGAGCGCATATCAACCAGATAGCCCAGGTGTCCATCGAACTATCGATTAAGCGAGGTACAACCTCTCTCACAATTCTGAAAGCCGAACGCCGCAGTCTCGATAATCTTCATAAGCCGTTCAATTACTGGACCAAGGATTTGACCATTGTTTTCGAGGACGAAAAGAGGTCCTCCGGAAAAATTGAGCTCGGTCTCCGTTTGAAGGAAGTGAGATCGAAGCGAGGACTTTCCCAGACAGAATTGGCAAAGCTCGTGGGCGTAACGCCCAGCACGATTTCTCAGGTGGAAAGCAACTTGATATATCCTTCATTGCCGGCTCTCGTCAAAATGGCGGAAGTATTGTCCGTTGAAGTGAGCTCTTTCTTTCAGGCAAAAACCGAAATGGGAAAGCGTCTCGTGTTCCCTGCAACCGAGGCTTCCGTGGTCAAGCTTTCCGATATGCCCGAAGAGACCATAATTGCAAAGTTGCTGACGCCGGTCGATTTCGACGCGAAGGCCGAGCCTTATCTCATAGAAATAGCACCGGAAGCGAAATTGCCGTCTCATTTTTTCATCCACAAGGGAGAGGAAATCGGGTACGTGTTGTCGGGAAAATTGCAGATGACCGTGGAAAAAGCGGTGCACAAGCTTCGATCCGGCGATGTGGTATATTTGGCTTCCGAAATGCCGACACAATGGTCCAATCCCGGTCCCGGAACAGCAAAGCTTCTCTGGATCAAGATACGGTAA
- a CDS encoding ankyrin repeat domain-containing protein has protein sequence MSVRLGEELHAAAKAGRFYRVKELLARGADVNYRNKYGATPLIEAAFRGHHSVVELLLEMGANINSKENIFGSTALNMAALTGQAEIVDLLLQWGADINAKDVDGRTALIEASLGGHVGIVGILLDRGADINVRDIAGRTALIEANFWNEVEVAQLLQKRGAFSNAAA, from the coding sequence ATGTCGGTGAGACTGGGCGAAGAGCTTCATGCCGCGGCTAAAGCTGGAAGATTCTACAGGGTCAAAGAGCTATTGGCTCGAGGAGCAGACGTTAATTACCGTAACAAATATGGAGCCACGCCTCTTATAGAGGCTGCATTTAGAGGACATCATTCAGTTGTGGAATTGTTGCTGGAAATGGGTGCAAACATCAATTCCAAGGAGAACATCTTCGGATCCACTGCACTGAATATGGCTGCACTCACCGGACAAGCAGAGATAGTCGATTTACTTTTGCAATGGGGCGCGGATATCAATGCCAAAGACGTTGATGGAAGGACAGCTCTCATCGAAGCTTCCCTTGGGGGACACGTAGGGATTGTTGGGATCCTTCTGGACCGAGGGGCCGACATAAACGTCAGAGATATCGCTGGCAGAACGGCATTGATTGAAGCCAATTTTTGGAATGAGGTGGAAGTTGCTCAATTATTACAGAAGAGGGGCGCCTTTAGTAATGCTGCCGCATAG